A single window of Salvelinus sp. IW2-2015 unplaced genomic scaffold, ASM291031v2 Un_scaffold2505, whole genome shotgun sequence DNA harbors:
- the LOC112074129 gene encoding leucine-rich repeat-containing protein 3B-like, whose amino-acid sequence MVQGLCPSRRVCLYPTMPLLAEWLLCHSLVACLLLHSLALSATTAGLHGANTGCSESCYCSETADGGRVVRCSNMHLAEVPHDLPNDTRRLYLDGNLLTTIPADAFAGLPLLNELDLSHNELTQMEPGAFRGLVPSLRSLDLSSNRLTTLEPEVLGGLRAQANLTHNPWHCDCRLQVAMPRLDLDPVSLAGVVCHTSEPKDVGVDTGVPFVMVAADLDLCAGLKRTTDVAMLVTMFGWFAMVISYLVYYVRHNQEDTRRHLEYLKSLPSKLDRPEVSSKLSTVV is encoded by the coding sequence ATGGTCCAGGGGCTGTGTCCTTCCAGGAGGGTATGCCTGTATCCCACCATGCCGCTGCTGGCAGAATGGCTGCTGTGCCACTCCTTGGTGGCATGCCTGTTGCTGCACAGCTTGGCGCTCAGCGCCACCACCGCGGGCCTCCACGGGGCAAACACCGGCTGCTCCGAGAGCTGCTACTGCTCCGAGACGGCCGACGGCGGGAGGGTGGTGCGCTGCAGCAACATGCACCTGGCGGAGGTGCCGCATGACCTGCCCAATGACACTCGCCGACTTTACCTGGACGGTAACCTCCTCACCACCATCCCCGCCGACGCCTTTGCAGGGCTTCCTTTACTCAACGAGCTGGACCTCTCCCACAATGAACTAACTCAGATGGAGCCGGGGGCCTTCCGGGGTCTGGTCCCCTCTCTCAGGAGCCTGGACCTGTCCTCTAACAGACTGACCACCCTGGAGCCAGAGGTCCTGGGGGGCCTGAGGGCCCAGGCCAACCTCACCCACAACCCCTGGCACTGTGACTGCCGCCTCCAGGTGGCTATGCCTCGGCTGGACCTGGATCCGGTATCACTGGCTGGCGTGGTGTGCCACACTTCGGAGCCCAAGGACGTRGGCGTAGATACAGGGGTGCCCTTCGTCATGGTGGCGGCCGACCTGGACCTGTGCGCAGGGCTCAAGAGGACCACGGACGTGGCCATGCTGGTGACCATGTTCGGCTGGTTCGCCATGGTCATCTCCTACCTGGTGTATTATGTCAGGCACAACCAGGAGGACACACGGAGACACCTAGAGTACCTCAAGTCCCTTCCCAGCAAACTGGACAGGCCAGAGGTGTCCTCTAAACTCAGCACAGTGGTGTGA